Sequence from the Nocardioides exalbidus genome:
CCGTCGGAGAGGATCTGCACCTCGATGTGGCGCGGGTCGACCACGGCCTGCTCGATGAAGACGGTCGGGTCGCCGAACGCGCCCTCGGCCTCGCGCATGCAGGTCTCGATCGCCTCGCGCAGGTCCGCGCGGTCGTCGACGCGGCGCATGCCGCGACCGCCGCCGCCGGCGACGGCCTTGACGAAGAGCGGGGCCTCGATCGCCTCGGCGGCCGTCAGCAGCTCCTCGACGTCGGTCGACGGCGGCACGGACTCCAGCACGGGTACGCCGGCGGCCTTGGCCGCGGCGATCGCGCGCGCCTTGTTGCCGGTCAGGGTGAGCACGTCGGCGCTCGGACCGATGAACGTGATGCCCGCCGCGGCGCAGGCCTCGGCGAGCGCCGGGTTCTCCGAGAGGAAGCCGTAGCCGGGGTAGATCGCGTCGGCCCCGCAGTCGACGGCGACCTGCACGATCGCCTCGGGGTCGAGGTAGGCGCGGACCGGGTGGCCGACCTCCCCGATCTGGTAGGCCTCCTCGGCCTTCATCCGGTGCTCGGACCCGCGGTCCTCGTGGGGGAACACGGCCACCGTGCGCGCACCGATCTCGCGCGCTGCACGGAAGGCCCGGACTGCGATCTCGCCACGGTTGGCGACGAGCACCTTGGAGAACATGGGCCGAACGCTATCCAGTCCGGGTGTGAGCGAGGGCACGTGTCCGTCACCCGGGCATCGCGTCATGCCGCGCTGGCATCCTGGGCGCCGTCCTGCGCGCGCCACCACGCGACCGTCGTGGTCAGCCCGTCGTCGAGGGGCGTGGGGGACAGGCCGAGGCGCTGCTCGCTGGCGCTGGAGTCCATGACGAACGGCCGGCTGAACATGTAGCCCGTCTCCGCCATCTCGCGCATCGACCGCGAGGCGAGGCCCATCGCGCTCATCACGCCGACCGGGATCGCGGACATCTTCGGGGTGCGGACGCCGGCCACCTGCGCGACCCTCGTGACCAGCTCGCGCTGGGTGAGCGCCGGCGCGGTCGGGGCGTGGAGGAAGGAGTTCCAGAGGTCCTCGCGGCCCGCGGCCGTGATCATCGCGGCGGCCAGGTCGGGGACGTAGGTGAACGAGTGCGGCTGGTCGATGCTGCCGAGGACCCGCATCGTCCTCCCCGCCAGCACGGTCGGGACCAGCCGCTCACCGGCGTGCGCCATGCGGACGGCGGGGCCGTAGAAGTCCGACGCCGCGACGCTGACCGTCGGCGTGCTCGACGCGTCACGCTGAGCGAGGAGCTCGGTGCGGATGCCGAGCTTGCCCGTCGTCGCGGTGCGCGGGGTGGCCTCGGTCATCACGCCGTCGACCTGGCCGTAGGAGTAGAGGCTCTCGGGGAAGACGACGACCGCACCGACGCGTCCGGCGGCCTCGAGCACCGCCTGCTCGGCCTTCGGCAGCTCCGCGCGCCACACCTTCGAGTCGTACGCCGACCCGTGGATGCAGTGGTGCACGGCGACCGCACCCTCGAAGGCGCTCTCGAGGGCGGACCGCTGGGAGACGTCGACCTTCCTGCGCTCGATGAGCGGGTGGACCGGGCCGCTGCCCGAGCGGGTGAGCAGCCGGACCTGGTGTCCGGCGTCGGCGAGCTGCTGGGCGACGGTCGAGCCGACGGGTCCGGCTCCGGTGACGACGTGGATGGTGTTCATGCGGATCTCCTGGTCAGAAAGTGAGAGCGGTGCTCTCGTTTCGACCATCCTGACGCGCGCACCGGTGAAAAGCAAGAGCAGCGCTCTCTTTTGTCACGCACGCTCGCAGATGTGCTTCACTGGAGGAATGATCGACACCTCCACCCCGCGCGCCCGGGCCCGCGAGCAGACGATGCGCGACATCGTGCGGATCGGTCGCGTGCACCTCGCGACCGACGGCGCTGCGGCCCTGTCGCTGCGGGCGGTCGCGCGCGACCTCGGGATCGTGTCGTCGGCCGTCTACCGCTACGTCGCGAGCCGCGACGAGCTGCTCACGCTGCTCGTCGTCGACGGCTACGACGAGCTCGGCGACGCCGTCGACGCCGCCCTCGCCTCCGTGGATCCGGCCGACTTCGCCGGTCGGATGACGGCCATCGGCCGCGCCGTCCGGGCGTGGGGCCTCGCCGAGCCGGCGACGTACGCCCTCCTCTTCGGCAGCCCCGTCCCGGGCTACGAGGCGCCCGCCGAGCAGACGACCGGCCCCGGTGTCCGCGTCGTCGGCCGTCTCGTCGAGGTCTGGGAGGACGCCTGGCAGGCGGGCGCGATCGCGGTCGCGGTCGACGAGGGTCCGCTGAAGCCTCGCCGCCTCGCCCGCGACCTCGCCCGGATCCGACGCGAGATGGGCCTGACCGTGCCCGACGCGCTGATGGCGCGCGGCTTCTTCGCGTGGGCCGCACTCTTCGGCTGCGTGACCTGGGAGGTCTTCGGGCAGTACGGCTCGGCCACCTTCGCCGACCCCGCCGACCTCTTCGAGCAGCACCTCGCGGCGCTGGTCGAATCGGTCGGCCTGGCCCAGCCGTCAGTCGCGGTGCTCGTCCCCGGCCGGTGCGGCGACGTCGAGGGCCCAGATGACGCCGAACTTGTCGCGCAGCTGGCCGGCGAGGGATGACCAGGCGGCGGGGCCGAGCGCCTGACGGACCTCGGCGCCCTCGAGGAGGCCTTCCCAGGCGCGGGTGATCTCATCGGCGTCGGTCCCGCTGAGGTAGACGTAGGAGGCGTTGGTGCCCTGGTCGTAGGGCTGGCCCGGCCACACGTCGAACGCCATCACGCGGATGCCGGAGGGCGACTGGACCTGTCCCCACACGATGCGGTCGGCCCACGCGGGGTCGTCGGTGGCGCCCATCGCGCCGTAGGTCATGGTCATGGCCTCGCTGCCGAAGGCCGTGGCGTAGAACGCCAGGGCCTCGCGGGCGTTGCCGTCGAAGTTGAGGTGGGGTGTCGTGGTGATCGTCATGGGGGTGACTCTTCCGGGGGAAGAGGTCAGTTCGTGTCCTCTACTCGACCCGATCGCAGATTCTTCGGCTGCGGGTCGCTCGGCGACCCTGATCAGCTCGTCCGCAGGGCCGCGATCCCCAGCAGCGCCAGTGCGCCCGCAGTGGTGAGGGTCCGGGCGGCGTTCAGCAGGACCCAGCGCGACTCGAAGTCCGCGCGCACCGCGGCCAGGTCCTGGATCGCGTCGACCCTGCCCGCGGCCTCGAGAGCGTCGTTGAGCGGGATGTTGCCGGCGACGGTGATCGCCACCGTGCCGACGGCGAGTGCGGTGGCGGCGATCGCCCACGGCCGGGCCTGCGGGCCTCCGAGCACGGCGACCGCCGCGGCGAGGACGGGCGCGCCCACGAAGGTCGCGACGAAGAGCGGGTTCACGATGGCGACGTTGATCTGCTGCAGCGCGCCGACGAACGTGCGGTCGTCCACGCGGGCCAGGCCCGGCATCACCCCGGTGGACCACGTGAAGTAGGTGCCGGCCTGGAGCCCGGCGACGAGGACGGCGGCGGCGAGGGCGACGGTCGACAGGAGCGACTGGGGCGGGAGGTCCTGGGTGGTGGTCATGGCACCAGTCCATCGTGCCCGGCCGAGAGTATCCATGGTTGATCCGCCGCTCTCCATACGTGAGCGTCTACATTCTCTCCATGGACGCCCTCACCGGACTGCTCGACGGTCCTCGTGCCCGGGGAGCGTTCCTGCTCCGGATCCTGCTCGACGCCCCGTGGTCGGTCCGCCTCGAGGACGAGGCGCCGCTGTCGGTGACGTCGGTGGTGCGTGGCCACCTCTGGGTGTGCCCCGACGGCGAGGAGCCGGTCCGCCTGGACGCGGGCGACGTGGTGGTGTGGGTGGGAGGTGAGCACTGGTCGATCGCCGACGACCCGGGCACCGCCACCCAGGTCGTGATCCGTCCCGGCCAGGTGTGCACCACGGTCGACGGCCACGACGTGTCGAGGAGATGAGCCAGGGAGTGCGCAGCTGGGGCAACAGTGCGGCCGGGGAGACGGTGCTTCTCACCGGCGTCTACCTGATGGAGGGCGAGGTGACGCGACGCCTGCTCCGGGCCCTGCCGCGCACGATGGTGCTGCGTGCGGACGAGCTCGACACCCCGCTGCTCGACCTGCTGGGCGAGGAGGTGGTCCGCGACGCCCCCGGCCAGGAGGCGATGCTCGACCGGTTGCTCGACCTGCTGCTGATCAGCCTCCTGCGCACCTGGTTCGCCCGGTCGCGATCCGACGCGCCGGGCTGGTACGCCGCGCAGGGCGACGCGGTCGTGGGGCCGGCGCTGCGCCTCATGCAGCACCACCCCGAGCACCCGTGGTCGGTGGTGGAGCTCGCCGATCGCTCAGGGGTGTCGCGCGCGGCCTTCGCCCGGCGCTTCACCGAGCTCGTCGGCGCCCCGCCGATGGCCTTCCTGACCGACTGGCGGATCTCCCTGGCCGCCGACCTGCTCCTCGACCCGGACGTCACCGTCGCCTCGGTCGCACGGCAGGTCGGCTACGCGACCCCGTTCGCGCTGAGCGCCGCGTTCAAGCGTGAGCGTGGTGTCAGCCCGCGCGACCACCGGAGGGCCGCGCTCAGCGCGTGAGGGCCCGGCCGACCGCGCGGCCGGAGAAGATGCAGCCGCCGAGGAAGGTCCCCTCGAGCGCGTTGTAGCCGTGGACGCCGCCCCCGCCGAAGCCGGCGACCTCGCCCGCGGCGTACAGGCCCGGGACGACGCTCCCGTCGGCGGCGATGCACCGGCCGTCGAGGTCGGTCTCGAGCCCGCCGAGGGTCTTGCGGGAGAGGATGTTGAGGCGGACGGCGATGAGCGGGCCGTGCGAGGGGTCGAGGACCTTGTGCGGCTTGGCGACCCGGATCAGCTTGTCCGTACGACTGCGGCGGGCGTTGTGGATCGCCATCACCTGGACGTCCTTGGAGAAGGCGTTGTCCATCTCGCGGTCGCGGGCGACGATCTGCCGCTCGAGGTCGTCGACGTCGAGCTTCGGGCCGCGGGCGAGCTCGTTCATCCCGGTCACCAGCTCGTCCAGGGAGTCGGCCACGACGAAGTCCACGCCGTGCTCCTTGAAGGCCTCGACCGGACCGGGCGCGCCCTTGGCGAGGCGGCTCTGCGCCAGGAACTTGAGGTCCTTGCCGGTGATGTCGGGGTTCTGCTCGGAGCCGGAGAGGGCGAACTCCTTCTCGATCATCGACTGGGTCAGGACGAACCACGAGTAGTCGTGGCCCGCGGCGAGGATCTGCTTCATCGCGCCGATCGAGTCCGCGCCGGGGACGCCGGACATGCCCTCGAGCCGCTTGCCCGTGGCGTCGAACCACATCGACGACGGGCCGGGCAGGATCCGGATGGCGTGGTCGGGCCACACCGGGTCCCAGTTGTGGATGCCCTCGACGTAGGCCCACATCCGGTCCTTGTTCACCATCGTGGCGCCGGCGGTCTCGGCGATGCCCTGCATGCGTCCGTCGACGTGCGCGGGCACGCCGGAGATCATGTGCTCCGGTGCGGCGCCCACGCGCTCGGTCGGCCAGTTGCGGCGCATCAGCTCGTGGTTGTGGCCGATGCCGCCGCTCGTCACGGCGACCGCCGCGGCGCGGAGCTCGAAGTCACCGGCCTTGTCGCGGTTGGACTTCACACCCCGGGCACTGTCGTCGTCGGCCAGGATCGTGCCGCGCACGCCGACGACCGC
This genomic interval carries:
- a CDS encoding TetR/AcrR family transcriptional regulator — its product is MIDTSTPRARAREQTMRDIVRIGRVHLATDGAAALSLRAVARDLGIVSSAVYRYVASRDELLTLLVVDGYDELGDAVDAALASVDPADFAGRMTAIGRAVRAWGLAEPATYALLFGSPVPGYEAPAEQTTGPGVRVVGRLVEVWEDAWQAGAIAVAVDEGPLKPRRLARDLARIRREMGLTVPDALMARGFFAWAALFGCVTWEVFGQYGSATFADPADLFEQHLAALVESVGLAQPSVAVLVPGRCGDVEGPDDAELVAQLAGEG
- a CDS encoding FAD-binding dehydrogenase, which encodes MSTFHPDVIVVGAGLAGLVATHELALAGKKVLVLDQENRANLGGQAWWSLGGLLFVDSPEQRRMGITDSPELAWQDWQGSAQFDRLGDGTDGPGRGEDFWPRQWAKAYVDFAHREKRDYLHDLGLKSLPFVGWAERGDGRALGHGNSVPRFHLTWGTGPEVVRIFAEPVEKAEAAGLVRFAFRHQVDELVVEDGAVVGVRGTILADDDSARGVKSNRDKAGDFELRAAAVAVTSGGIGHNHELMRRNWPTERVGAAPEHMISGVPAHVDGRMQGIAETAGATMVNKDRMWAYVEGIHNWDPVWPDHAIRILPGPSSMWFDATGKRLEGMSGVPGADSIGAMKQILAAGHDYSWFVLTQSMIEKEFALSGSEQNPDITGKDLKFLAQSRLAKGAPGPVEAFKEHGVDFVVADSLDELVTGMNELARGPKLDVDDLERQIVARDREMDNAFSKDVQVMAIHNARRSRTDKLIRVAKPHKVLDPSHGPLIAVRLNILSRKTLGGLETDLDGRCIAADGSVVPGLYAAGEVAGFGGGGVHGYNALEGTFLGGCIFSGRAVGRALTR
- a CDS encoding VOC family protein, with product MTITTTPHLNFDGNAREALAFYATAFGSEAMTMTYGAMGATDDPAWADRIVWGQVQSPSGIRVMAFDVWPGQPYDQGTNASYVYLSGTDADEITRAWEGLLEGAEVRQALGPAAWSSLAGQLRDKFGVIWALDVAAPAGDEHRD
- a CDS encoding DUF1772 domain-containing protein, whose product is MTTTQDLPPQSLLSTVALAAAVLVAGLQAGTYFTWSTGVMPGLARVDDRTFVGALQQINVAIVNPLFVATFVGAPVLAAAVAVLGGPQARPWAIAATALAVGTVAITVAGNIPLNDALEAAGRVDAIQDLAAVRADFESRWVLLNAARTLTTAGALALLGIAALRTS
- a CDS encoding NAD-dependent epimerase/dehydratase family protein; protein product: MNTIHVVTGAGPVGSTVAQQLADAGHQVRLLTRSGSGPVHPLIERRKVDVSQRSALESAFEGAVAVHHCIHGSAYDSKVWRAELPKAEQAVLEAAGRVGAVVVFPESLYSYGQVDGVMTEATPRTATTGKLGIRTELLAQRDASSTPTVSVAASDFYGPAVRMAHAGERLVPTVLAGRTMRVLGSIDQPHSFTYVPDLAAAMITAAGREDLWNSFLHAPTAPALTQRELVTRVAQVAGVRTPKMSAIPVGVMSAMGLASRSMREMAETGYMFSRPFVMDSSASEQRLGLSPTPLDDGLTTTVAWWRAQDGAQDASAA